A genomic stretch from Hemibagrus wyckioides isolate EC202008001 linkage group LG02, SWU_Hwy_1.0, whole genome shotgun sequence includes:
- the tmem150b gene encoding modulator of macroautophagy TMEM150B: MWAWALLPVILAVFGMLGIWTVFGLAVSNETVNLTAEFPYISTCGTYNPQSCLFSQICNICSVLALWIVIIRFQQVRDLNCASGVNTASLILGFISSVGISILGNFQQSVVMGAHLLGAFLAFFLGLAYFWVQVWLTYRAKPSRDVKWAGPARIIFCSLCTCLVVAMSVLHNTGYRSAAAICEWALVTCFFMLFGIFSAEFRHIDCHELHVQKQVQQI; the protein is encoded by the exons ATGTGGGCATGGGCACTACTTCCTGTTATCCTAGCAGTGTTTGGCATGCTAGGCATTTGgactgt GTTTGGTTTAGCTGTGTCTAATGAGACAGTGAATCTGACAGCCGAGTTCCCGTACATCAG CACGTGTGGAACATATAACCCTCAGAGCTGTCTCTTCTCCCAGATATGCAACATCTGCTCTGTGCTAG CTCTGTGGATTGTGATAATAAGGTTCCAGCAGGTGAGGGATTTGAATTGTGCATCAGGTGTAAACACAGCCAGTCTGATCCTGGGGTTCATTTCATCAGTAGGAATCTCCATCCTGGGAAACTTCCAG CAATCAGTGGTGATGGGTGCTCACTTGTTGGGTGCCTTCCTGGCGTTTTTTCTGGGTCTGGCATACTTCTGGGTTCAGGTGTGGCTTACTTACCGTGCAAAACCATCACGTGACGTGAAGTGGGCGGGGCCTGCACGGATCATTTTCTGCAGTCTTTGCACGTGCTTGGTTGTTGCCA TGTCTGTGCTCCATAACACAGGCTACAGATCTGCAGCTGCCATATGTGAGTGGGCTTTGGTGACATGCTTCTTCATGCTATTCGGCATTTTCTCTGCAGAGTTTCGCCACATTGACTGCCATGAACTACATGTGCAAAAGCAAGTTCAGCAAATTTAA
- the adsl gene encoding adenylosuccinate lyase isoform X1 — translation MASPVEDKYRSPLVSRYASKEMAYNFSDKRKFITWRRLWIYLAQSEKELGLPITDEQVKEMEDHVEDINFAMAAEEERKLRHDVMAHVHTFAYCCPTAAPIIHLGATSCYVGDNTDLIMLRDGFGLLLPKLACVIHRLADFAEKYADLPTLGFTHYQPAQLTTVGKRACLWLQDLVMDMRNLERAQGDLRFRGVKGTTGTQASFLQLFEGDHEKVEKLDRMVTEKAGFKKSYIVTGQTYSRKVDVDCLTVLASLGATVHKICTDIRLLANLKEIEEPFEKEQIGSSAMPYKRNPMRAERCCSLARHLIALVSDPLHTASVQWLERTLDDSANRRISLPESFLTADIILSTLQNITEGLVVYPKVIERHIRHELPFMATENIIMAMVKAGGNRQDCHEKIRVLSQEAAAVVKQEGGDNDFLARVLADPYFAPIINQLDALLEPKTFIGRAPQQVARFLSEEVKPVLEPYKSKLDVTIELEL, via the exons ATGGCCAGCCCTGTGGAGGACAAGTACCGCTCTCCGCTGGTCTCCCGCTACGCCAGCAAGGAAATGGCTTATAACTTCAGTGATAAAAGGAAGTTCATAACATGGAGAAGGCTGTGGATTTATTTGGCCCAATCAGAGAAG GAGCTGGGGCTGCCTATCACTGATGAGCAGGTAAAAGAGATGGAGGATCACGTGGAGGACATCAACTTTGCCATGGCAGCTGAGGAGGAGCGCAAACTTCGACATGATGTCATGGCCCACGTCCACACCTTTGCCTACTGCTGCCCTACTGCAGCTCCCATCATCCATCTAGGGGCAACGTCCTGTTATGTGGGAGACAACACA GACCTGATTATGCTTCGTGATGGATTTGGACTCCTGCTGCCCAAG TTGGCCTGTGTTATTCACAGATTGGCTGATTTTGCAGAAAAATATGCCGACTTGCCAACTCTGGGCTTCACCCACTACCA GCCAGCTCAGCTGACTACAGTGGGCAAGAGAGCATGTTTGTGGCTGCAGGATCTGGTCATGGACATGCGCAACCTTGAGAGAGCTCAAGGAGATCTGCGGTTCCGAGGGGTGAAGGGGACCACCGGGACTCAAGCCAGCTTCCTGCAGCTCTTTGAGGGGGATCATGAAAAG GTAGAGAAACTGGATAGAATGGTGACTGAAAAGGCTGGATTTAAAAA GTCATATATAGTGACGGGACAGACGTACAGCCGTAAAGTGGACGTTGACTGTCTGACTGTGCTGGCTAGCCTGGGAGCCACTGTACACAAG ATTTGTACTGATATCCGTCTACTGGCTAACCTGAAGGAGATTGAGGAACCGTTCGAGAAAGAGCAGATAG GTTCAAGCGCTATGCCGTATAAGAGGAACCCGATGCGTGCAGAGCGCTGCTGTAGTCTCGCTCGGCACCTGATCGCTCTGGTGTCTGATCCTCTGCATACTGCCTCGGTACAGTGGCTGGAAAGAACTCTGGATGATAGTGCAAACag gagaaTCTCTCTGCCCGAGTCCTTCCTCACAGCTGACATCATCCTCAGCACCCTACAGAATATAACTGAGGGTCTGGTGGTCTATCCTAAG GTGATCGAGAGGCACATCCGCCATGAGCTTCCCTTTATGGCCACTGAGAACATCATAATGGCCATGGTAAAGGCAGGAGGGAACAGGCAG GATTGCCACGAGAAGATCCGGGTGTTGTCTCAGGAGGCAGCGGCTGTGGTGAAGCAGGAAGGAGGAGATAATGACTTCCTTGCTCGAGTGCTGGCTGATCCATACTTTGCTCCTATAATTAACCAGCTAGATGCCCTTCTGGAACCTAAAACCTTCATTGGCAGAGCCCCACAACAG GTTGCCAGATTTCTCTCTGAAGAGGTTAAACCTGTGCTCGAGCCCTATAAGAGTAAGCTGGATGTTACGATTGAACTGGAGCTCTGA
- the adsl gene encoding adenylosuccinate lyase isoform X2, translating into MASPVEDKYRSPLVSRYASKEMAYNFSDKRKFITWRRLWIYLAQSEKELGLPITDEQVKEMEDHVEDINFAMAAEEERKLRHDVMAHVHTFAYCCPTAAPIIHLGATSCYVGDNTDLIMLRDGFGLLLPKLACVIHRLADFAEKYADLPTLGFTHYQPAQLTTVGKRACLWLQDLVMDMRNLERAQGDLRFRGVKGTTGTQASFLQLFEGDHEKVEKLDRMVTEKAGFKKSYIVTGQTYSRKVDVDCLTVLASLGATVHKICTDIRLLANLKEIEEPFEKEQIGSSAMPYKRNPMRAERCCSLARHLIALVSDPLHTASVQWLERTLDDSANRRISLPESFLTADIILSTLQNITEGLVVYPKVIERHIRHELPFMATENIIMAMVKAGGNRQDCHEKIRVLSQEAAAVVKQEGGDNDFLARVLADPYFAPIINQLDALLEPKTFIGRAPQQVYSLTLTHLYQRPKAIQLLA; encoded by the exons ATGGCCAGCCCTGTGGAGGACAAGTACCGCTCTCCGCTGGTCTCCCGCTACGCCAGCAAGGAAATGGCTTATAACTTCAGTGATAAAAGGAAGTTCATAACATGGAGAAGGCTGTGGATTTATTTGGCCCAATCAGAGAAG GAGCTGGGGCTGCCTATCACTGATGAGCAGGTAAAAGAGATGGAGGATCACGTGGAGGACATCAACTTTGCCATGGCAGCTGAGGAGGAGCGCAAACTTCGACATGATGTCATGGCCCACGTCCACACCTTTGCCTACTGCTGCCCTACTGCAGCTCCCATCATCCATCTAGGGGCAACGTCCTGTTATGTGGGAGACAACACA GACCTGATTATGCTTCGTGATGGATTTGGACTCCTGCTGCCCAAG TTGGCCTGTGTTATTCACAGATTGGCTGATTTTGCAGAAAAATATGCCGACTTGCCAACTCTGGGCTTCACCCACTACCA GCCAGCTCAGCTGACTACAGTGGGCAAGAGAGCATGTTTGTGGCTGCAGGATCTGGTCATGGACATGCGCAACCTTGAGAGAGCTCAAGGAGATCTGCGGTTCCGAGGGGTGAAGGGGACCACCGGGACTCAAGCCAGCTTCCTGCAGCTCTTTGAGGGGGATCATGAAAAG GTAGAGAAACTGGATAGAATGGTGACTGAAAAGGCTGGATTTAAAAA GTCATATATAGTGACGGGACAGACGTACAGCCGTAAAGTGGACGTTGACTGTCTGACTGTGCTGGCTAGCCTGGGAGCCACTGTACACAAG ATTTGTACTGATATCCGTCTACTGGCTAACCTGAAGGAGATTGAGGAACCGTTCGAGAAAGAGCAGATAG GTTCAAGCGCTATGCCGTATAAGAGGAACCCGATGCGTGCAGAGCGCTGCTGTAGTCTCGCTCGGCACCTGATCGCTCTGGTGTCTGATCCTCTGCATACTGCCTCGGTACAGTGGCTGGAAAGAACTCTGGATGATAGTGCAAACag gagaaTCTCTCTGCCCGAGTCCTTCCTCACAGCTGACATCATCCTCAGCACCCTACAGAATATAACTGAGGGTCTGGTGGTCTATCCTAAG GTGATCGAGAGGCACATCCGCCATGAGCTTCCCTTTATGGCCACTGAGAACATCATAATGGCCATGGTAAAGGCAGGAGGGAACAGGCAG GATTGCCACGAGAAGATCCGGGTGTTGTCTCAGGAGGCAGCGGCTGTGGTGAAGCAGGAAGGAGGAGATAATGACTTCCTTGCTCGAGTGCTGGCTGATCCATACTTTGCTCCTATAATTAACCAGCTAGATGCCCTTCTGGAACCTAAAACCTTCATTGGCAGAGCCCCACAACAGGTTTACTCACTTACTCTCACACATCTGTACCAAAGGCCAAAGGCTATTCAGCTCCTTGCCTGA
- the LOC131369778 gene encoding uncharacterized protein LOC131369778, which yields MGCSYHWREDRICLSQNKQIKLGSCKGDGQRCFADKIRWSGRDSSWKHSTRRQLVNILVAHMIEKHGRIPTRSQMEKYALGIVMLFPSLKDPFSPKGYEHFYDAKKGTGFLAWRLKTSTRNRGQRPASPPSASSPEQGPKRRRHAAATVTQLEGDACKEAIAFLVHASDEASVFHKMKETFKQVFPRFLDVKGLLNSLKMLKLTGTVIWPPCCCFSISCHLQLDAEGSK from the exons ATGGGGTGTTCCTATCATTGGAGAGAGGACAGAATCTGCTTGTCCCAGAACAAGCAAATCAAACTCGGAAGCTGCAAAGGAG ATGGTCAGAGATGCTTTGCTGACAAAATCAGGTGGTCAGGAAGGGACTCTTCATGGAAGCATAGCACCAGAAGACAGCTTGTCAATATACTGGTTGCTCACATGATTGAGAAGCATGG GAGGATCCCAACCCGAAGTCAGATGGAAAAGTATGCTTTGGGGATTGTTATGTTGTTTCCCTCTCTGAAGGATCCCTTCTCTCCAAAGGGCTAT GAGCACTTCTATGATGCTAAAAAAGGTACAGGGTTCCTAGCTTGGCGGTTGAAGACCAGCACAAGAAACAGAGGTCAGCGTCCTGCTAGTCCACCCTCAGCCTCAAGCCCTGAACAAGGACCAAAGCGCAGGAGACATGCAGCTGCTACAGTGACACAGCTGGAGGGAGATGCCTGCAAGGAGGCTATAGCATTTCTTGTTCATGCAAGTGATGAAGCAAGTGTCTTTCACAAGATGAAAGAGACATTCAAACAAGTCTTTCCTAGATTTTTAGATGTGAAAGGATTG CTGAACAGCTTGAAGATGCTGAAACTA ACTGGGACAGTGATATGGCCTCCCTGCTGTTGCTTCTCCATCTCCTGCCACCTGCAGCTGGACGCAGAAGGGTCAAAATAA
- the si:dkey-110g7.8 gene encoding GTPase IMAP family member 8 isoform X2, with protein MATVPFSSNPESPCLSKRHILLLGYHSSGKTSSCITITGQEDLQVRPCTEEPVLCMKTLGSSLLFVVDTPGWNMDNEDAAGEKLDSQNSTMAHIRHLCYPGIHAVLLVVPIGEPFTELHRKGMVDRVEAAGTDVWKFSIVLFTRADRLWGNGVEEFITEGGMALQRLVDKCGNRYHALDNSCTDNSTQVDELLQKLEEMLKENEGSFFAMNERIVTPSSEWMVQGEERQQMITGDTEVMSPMFRSPPRELRMLLVGWQGSGKSSAGNMILGERKFESGFHTEVSLRRQAHVNGRRVTIVDTPGWDWFSVHRTPRHIRKEIKRGAGLLHPGPHALLLVIPVISTLTSRKRRALKSHLEMFGEDASLHTIVLFSCGDWLGCTPIEEHLQRDGGQLLRLMEHCLNFYHVLDSTNSKRGQEQVGELLLKVEEMVAQNEEQPFLPVKLYEEQDNQTLCEKCTLQ; from the exons ATGGCTACAGTTCCCTTCAGCTCAAATCCTG AGTCACCTTGTCTGTCAAAGAGGCATATCCTTTTGCTGGGTTATCACAGCTCTGGCAAAACCTCATCCTGCATCACCATTACTGGCCAAGAGGATCTACAGGTCAGGCCTTGCACAGAAGAACCCGTTCTTTGCATGAAGACATTGGGAAGCAGTCTCCTTTTTGTGGTGGACACTCCTGGATGGAATATGGATAATGAAGATGCAGCAGGAGAAAAGCTGGACAGCCAGAACTCCACAATGGCCCATATCAGGCATCTGTGTTATCCAGGTATCCATGCTGTCCTGCTAGTGGTGCCAATTGGAGAGCCGTTTACTGAACTCCACAGGAAGGGCATGGTGGATCGCGTGGAGGCAGCCGGGACAGACGTGTGGAAGTTCTCTATAGTGTTGTTCACCAGGGCAGACAGGCTCTGGGGCAACGGTGTAGAAGAGTTTATCACAGAAGGTGGAATGGCCCTTCAGAGACTGGTGGACAAATGTGGGAACCGATATCATGCTCTGGACAACAGCTGCACTGACAACAGCACACAAGTTGATGAGCTTCTGCAAAAGTTGGAAGAGATGCTGAAGGAGAATGAGGGATCCTTCTTTGCAATGAATGAGAGGATTGTTACACCTTCAAGCGAATGGATGGTCCAAGGAGAAGAGAGACAGCAAATGATCACAGGTGATACAGAGGTGATGTCACCCATGTTTAGATCACCACCACGAG AACTGCGCATGTTGTTAGTGGGATGGCAAGGTTCAGGCAAAAGTTCAGCAGGAAACATGATCTTGGGTGAACGCAAGTTTGAATCAGGTTTTCATACTGAAGTGTCCTTGCGCCGTCAGGCTCACGTTAATGGGCGGCGTGTGACAATAGTGGACACACCAGGCTGGGACTGGTTTTCTGTCCATCGCACACCTCGTCACATCAGAAAGGAAATCAAACGAGGGGCGGGGCTGCTTCACCCTGGACCACATGCTCTCTTACTGGTCATTCCTGTCATTTCCACCCTCACTTCCCGGAAGAGACGAGCCCTTAAAAGTCATTTGGAGATGTTTGGTGAGGACGCCTCTCTCCACACCATAGTACTGTTCTCTTGTGGTGACTGGCTGGGCTGTACACCAATCGAGGAGCATCTCCAAAGGGATGGTGGACAATTGTTGAGGCTGATGGAGCACTGCCTGAACTTCTACCATGTGCTGGACAGCACTAATTCAAAGAGAGGTCAAGAGCAGGTGGGCGAGCTTCTGCTTAAAGTAGAAGAAATGGTGGCACAGAATGAAGAACAGCCGTTCTTACCTGTCAAAT TGTATGAAGAACAAGACAACCAGACATTGTGTGAGAAATGCACTctgcagtga
- the si:dkey-110g7.8 gene encoding GTPase IMAP family member 8 isoform X1, giving the protein MRRQFPDDRNTTTSNITTVYSHESPCLSKRHILLLGYHSSGKTSSCITITGQEDLQVRPCTEEPVLCMKTLGSSLLFVVDTPGWNMDNEDAAGEKLDSQNSTMAHIRHLCYPGIHAVLLVVPIGEPFTELHRKGMVDRVEAAGTDVWKFSIVLFTRADRLWGNGVEEFITEGGMALQRLVDKCGNRYHALDNSCTDNSTQVDELLQKLEEMLKENEGSFFAMNERIVTPSSEWMVQGEERQQMITGDTEVMSPMFRSPPRELRMLLVGWQGSGKSSAGNMILGERKFESGFHTEVSLRRQAHVNGRRVTIVDTPGWDWFSVHRTPRHIRKEIKRGAGLLHPGPHALLLVIPVISTLTSRKRRALKSHLEMFGEDASLHTIVLFSCGDWLGCTPIEEHLQRDGGQLLRLMEHCLNFYHVLDSTNSKRGQEQVGELLLKVEEMVAQNEEQPFLPVKLYEEQDNQTLCEKCTLQ; this is encoded by the exons ATGAGAAGACAATTCCCCGATGACAGGAATACTACAACAAGTAACATAACCACTGTCTAcagccatg AGTCACCTTGTCTGTCAAAGAGGCATATCCTTTTGCTGGGTTATCACAGCTCTGGCAAAACCTCATCCTGCATCACCATTACTGGCCAAGAGGATCTACAGGTCAGGCCTTGCACAGAAGAACCCGTTCTTTGCATGAAGACATTGGGAAGCAGTCTCCTTTTTGTGGTGGACACTCCTGGATGGAATATGGATAATGAAGATGCAGCAGGAGAAAAGCTGGACAGCCAGAACTCCACAATGGCCCATATCAGGCATCTGTGTTATCCAGGTATCCATGCTGTCCTGCTAGTGGTGCCAATTGGAGAGCCGTTTACTGAACTCCACAGGAAGGGCATGGTGGATCGCGTGGAGGCAGCCGGGACAGACGTGTGGAAGTTCTCTATAGTGTTGTTCACCAGGGCAGACAGGCTCTGGGGCAACGGTGTAGAAGAGTTTATCACAGAAGGTGGAATGGCCCTTCAGAGACTGGTGGACAAATGTGGGAACCGATATCATGCTCTGGACAACAGCTGCACTGACAACAGCACACAAGTTGATGAGCTTCTGCAAAAGTTGGAAGAGATGCTGAAGGAGAATGAGGGATCCTTCTTTGCAATGAATGAGAGGATTGTTACACCTTCAAGCGAATGGATGGTCCAAGGAGAAGAGAGACAGCAAATGATCACAGGTGATACAGAGGTGATGTCACCCATGTTTAGATCACCACCACGAG AACTGCGCATGTTGTTAGTGGGATGGCAAGGTTCAGGCAAAAGTTCAGCAGGAAACATGATCTTGGGTGAACGCAAGTTTGAATCAGGTTTTCATACTGAAGTGTCCTTGCGCCGTCAGGCTCACGTTAATGGGCGGCGTGTGACAATAGTGGACACACCAGGCTGGGACTGGTTTTCTGTCCATCGCACACCTCGTCACATCAGAAAGGAAATCAAACGAGGGGCGGGGCTGCTTCACCCTGGACCACATGCTCTCTTACTGGTCATTCCTGTCATTTCCACCCTCACTTCCCGGAAGAGACGAGCCCTTAAAAGTCATTTGGAGATGTTTGGTGAGGACGCCTCTCTCCACACCATAGTACTGTTCTCTTGTGGTGACTGGCTGGGCTGTACACCAATCGAGGAGCATCTCCAAAGGGATGGTGGACAATTGTTGAGGCTGATGGAGCACTGCCTGAACTTCTACCATGTGCTGGACAGCACTAATTCAAAGAGAGGTCAAGAGCAGGTGGGCGAGCTTCTGCTTAAAGTAGAAGAAATGGTGGCACAGAATGAAGAACAGCCGTTCTTACCTGTCAAAT TGTATGAAGAACAAGACAACCAGACATTGTGTGAGAAATGCACTctgcagtga
- the si:dkey-75a21.2 gene encoding uncharacterized protein si:dkey-75a21.2, whose protein sequence is MVLERQNPASGKLKPRISNKERFHCVNPEINLPLYPALKNWLPCNHEYHVCDYKTIRQTQDHIDFSATLRMSISTVEEVQQWVKDSTITWRIDRTRPPKGQRVIFKVDYRCHHNTKPRNTMEPSGRRTKNTNCPAKMSITLHRPQGSNGRQCRSTDPHMPTFPTLVHITNEHNHNLHVPDALRYKDVGPEAIQKLKKLFEAGHSPSTALDVLKYDLQLELGEDYAYASADRSICPDIQFCYRLYHQVSKTLRESSPSSSVLPSQEPTWVAADPTGQTCIMEHEIVTTEVSEVDNPIDKLKSCLSDLCDIIEKQPSVWSATQDFIKGIERVQHNPVKLASAMHAFGRYSCLLMKKRAKTMRRGSQCAGLAITTQPTAVTRRKTKLGGRRRLTVGRQSNTTSGPDHEYSQPEKRQRCSGPHGYSHGMAKTK, encoded by the exons GCTGGAACGCCAAAACCCTGCCTCAGGCAAGCTTAAACCTCGTATTTCAAATAAGGAACGTTTTCACTGCGTCAATCCAGAGATTAACCTGCCACTGTACCCGGCATTAAAG AACTGGCTTCCGTGTAATCATGAATATCACGTCTGTGACTACAAGACCATAAGGCAGACGCAGGACCATATAGATTTCTCTGCCACCTTGAGAATGAGTATATCTACTGTTGAAGAAGTACAACAGTGGGTGAAAGACTCGACCATCACCTGGAGGATTGATCGAACCAGACCACCTAAAGGACAGAGAGTTATATTTAAG GTGGACTACAGATGccaccacaacacaaaaccaAGAAACACCATGGAACCATCTGGGAGACGGACCAAAAACACAAACTGCCCTGCGAAAATGAGCATAACTCTCCATCGCCCACAGGGAAGCAATGGAAGGCAGTGTCG GAGCACAGATCCTCACATGCCAACTTTCCCAACACTTGTGCACATCACCAATGAGCACAATCACAACTTGCACGTACCGGATGCATTGAGATACAAGGATGTTGGACCAGAAGCCATACAGAAGTTAAAGAAGCTTTTTGAAGCTGGTCATTCGCCATCTACAGCCCTGGATGTTTTAAAATATGACCTCCAGCTCGAACTTGGAGAGGATTATGCATATGCATCAGCAGACAGATCCATCTGCCCTGACATACAGTTCTGCTACAG ACTGTACCACCAAGTTTCTAAGACGCTAAGAGAATCCAGTCCATCTTCCTCCGTTCTCCCCAGCCAAGAGCCAACCTGGGTGGCAGCTGATCCAACAGGACAGACATGCATCATGGAGCACGAGATCGTCACCACGGAAG TTTCAGAGGTGGACAATCCCATTGACAAGCTGAAGTCGTGCTTGTCTGATCTGTGCGACATCATTGAGAAACAGCCGAGTGTGTGGTCTGCAACACAGGACTTCATTAAGGGAATTGAACGGGTCCAGCACAACCCTGTGAAGCTAGCGTCAGCCATGCATGCGTTTGGTCGCTACAGCTGTCTCCTAATGAAGAAAAGGGCTAAAACTATGCGTAGAGGTTCTCAGTGTGCTGGACTTGCCATCACTACTCAGCCTACAGCAGTGACCAGGAGGAAGACGAAGCTTGGAGGGAGGCGACGGCTGACGGTTGGAAGACAGAGCAACACAACTTCGGGGCCAGACCACGAGTACAGTCAGccagaaaaaagacagagatgCTCAGGGCCTCATGGCTATTCACATGGCATGGCAAAAACCAAATAA